A DNA window from Daucus carota subsp. sativus chromosome 3, DH1 v3.0, whole genome shotgun sequence contains the following coding sequences:
- the LOC108211771 gene encoding putative F-box protein At4g38870 codes for MACSKHVFPEEMTMEILKRAPLKLLIRCRSVCKSWLSIIADPEFIKTHFQYQQYMTDKEASLLMIVESYLPLPPLVSPDFKCYLYVPHKFTVIGSCHGIICLVDDIHCYLWNPLTKQCKQLPTFPRNQKPIVNVHHAGNIAFCFDTISNDYKVLRLLCELLTTGGLPVLQLYSTNTNSWQEIYINDTSPSKVLCYPYLKLGPVINGVIYTGRKEYAVSFNMHTEVCTAIPIPSSMVRYSDILDFEGSAAVICGSASRGSELSLLTLDNVDGKISWTKMFNIIQDGMGWIYSCLGGGLLYGRKRGDVTEYFLYDYRNKDFKYMPLSNSPVRTFLKYTETVASVKGLSHDLYEFNKTVSLL; via the coding sequence ATGGCTTGCTCGAAGCATGTTTTTCCTGAAGAAATGACTATGGAAATACTGAAAAGGGCTCCGCTAAAGCTATTGATCCGGTGTAGGTCTGTTTGCAAGTCTTGGCTATCTATCATCGCAGACCCTGAATTCATTAAAACTCACTTTCAATACCAACAGTATATGACTGACAAGGAAGCTTCACTATTGATGATTGTTGAATCATATTTACCGCTACCTCCATTAGTCTCTCCAGACTTTAAATGTTATCTATATGTGCCACACAAGTTCACAGTTATTGGTTCCTGTCATGGTATTATTTGTCTGGTGGACGATATACATTGTTACCTCTGGAACCCATTAACCAAGCAATGCAAACAACTTCCTACGTTTCCTCGGAATCAAAAGCCTATAGTGAATGTTCATCATGCAGGTAATATAGCCTTTTGTTTCGATACTATCTCCAATGACTACAAGGTTCTGCGGCTTCTTTGCGAACTCCTTACTACTGGCGGGTTACCAGTTTTGCAGCTGTATTCCACAAATACTAATTCTTGGCAAGagatttatattaatgatacatCCCCATCAAAAGTTCTGTGCTACCCGTATCTGAAACTTGGTCCTGTTATAAATGGGGTGATATACACAGGTCGAAAGGAATATGCGGTTTCGTTTAATATGCACACGGAGGTGTGTACGGCTATCCCAATCCCCAGTTCCATGGTAAGATACTCAGATATTTTGGATTTTGAAGGTTCGGCTGCTGTCATATGTGGATCGGCCAGTAGAGGATCTGAACTTAGTCTATTGACATTAGATAATGTTGATGGCAAAATCTCTTGGACCAAGATGTTTAATATTATTCAAGATGGCATGGGTTGGATATATTCTTGTTTGGGCGGTGGACTGCTTTATGGAAGAAAAAGAGGAGATGTTACTGAATACTTCTTGTATGACTACAGGAACAAAGATTTCAAATATATGCCACTTTCAAATAGCCCGGTGAGAACATTCCTTAAATACACAGAGACCGTTGCTTCAGTCAAAGGGTTAAGTCATGATTTATATGAGTTCAATAAAACTGTGTCCTTGCTATAG
- the LOC108213256 gene encoding putative F-box protein At3g16210: protein MACSKYVLPQEMTMEILKRVPLKPLFRCKSVCKSWLSIIADPRFTKTHFQYQQYMTDNEASLLMIVKSYCLPLPPLVSPDFKCYLYVPDNFKVIGSCHGIICLVDDVRCYLWNPLTKQCKQLPKFLRKQEAIVNRQHPGNIAFCFDTISNDYKVLRLLCELNTTGGLPVLQLYSTNTDSWQEIYVNDTSPSKVLSYPYIELGPVINGMIYTGRVDYVVSFDLHTEVCAAIPIPSSMIRYSDILDFEGSAAVIFGSASRGSEDSELSLFTLDNIDGKISWTKMFNIVQDGVGWIYSCLGSGLLYGRRRGGVTVYFLYDYRKEDFKYMPLSNSAVIKFLEYTETAASVEGLSHDLYGFNKTLSLL from the coding sequence ATGGCTTGCTCAAAGTACGTTTTACCTCAAGAAATGACTATGGAAATACTTAAAAGGGTTCCGCTAAAGCCTTTGTTCCGGTGTAAGTCTGTTTGCAAGTCTTGGCTATCTATCATCGCAGACCCCAGATTCACTAAAACTCACTTTCAATACCAACAGTATATGACTGACAATGAAGCTTCACTATTGATGATTGTTAAATCATATTGTTTACCGCTACCTCCATTAGTCTCTCCAGACTTTAAATGTTATCTATATGTGCCAGACAATTTCAAAGTTATTGGTTCCTGTCATGGTATTATTTGTCTGGTGGACGATGTACGTTGTTACCTCTGGAACCCATTAACCAAGCAATGCAAACAACTTCCTAAATTTCTTCGGAAACAAGAGGCTATCGTGAATCGTCAGCATCCAGGTAATATAGCCTTTTGTTTTGATACTATCTCCAATGACTACAAGGTTCTGCGGCTTCTTTGCGAACTCAATACTACTGGTGGGTTACCAGTTTTGCAGCTGTATTCCACAAATACTGATTCTTGGCAAGAGATTTATGTTAATGATACATCCCCATCAAAAGTTCTGAGTTACCCATATATTGAACTTGGACCTGTAATAAATGGGATGATATACACGGGTCGGGTGGACTATGTAGTTTCGTTTGACTTGCACACAGAGGTGTGTGCAGCAATTCCAATCCCCAGTTCCATGATAAGATACTCAGATATTTTGGATTTTGAAGGTTCGGCTGCTGTCATATTTGGATCGGCCAGTAGAGGATCAGAAGATTCAGAACTTAGTCTATTCACATTAGATAATATTGATGGCAAAATCTCTTGGACCAAGATGTTTAATATTGTTCAAGATGGCGTGGGTTGGATATATTCTTGTTTGGGTAGTGGACTGCTTTATGGAAGAAGAAGAGGTGGTGTTACTGTATACTTCTTGTATGACTACAGGAAGGAAGATTTCAAATATATGCCACTTTCAAATAGCGCGGTGATAAAATTCCTTGAATACACAGAGACCGCTGCTTCAGTCGAAGGGTTAAGTCATGATTTATATGGTTTCAATAAAACCTTGTCCTTGCTATAA